One Leopardus geoffroyi isolate Oge1 chromosome B1, O.geoffroyi_Oge1_pat1.0, whole genome shotgun sequence DNA window includes the following coding sequences:
- the PNMA2 gene encoding paraneoplastic antigen Ma2 encodes MALALLEDWCRIMSVDDQKSLMVLGIPVDCDEAEIQGVLQETLKSLGRYRLLGKIFRKQDNANAVLLELMEDTDVSVIPSEVQGKGGVWKVIFKTPNQDTEFLERLNLFLEKEGQTVSGMFRALGHEGLSPATVPCVSPELLAHVLGQAIAHAPQPLLPMRYRKLRVFSGSAVPAPEEEPFEIWLEQATEIVKEWPVAEAEKKRWLMESLRGPALDLMHIVQADNAAISVEECLEAFKQVFGSLESRRTSQVKYLKTYQEEGEKVSAYVLRLETLLRRAVEKRAIPRNIADQVRLEQVMAGASLSEVLWCRLRELKDQGPPPSFLELMKVIREEEEEEASFENENIEEPDEGGGYGPWDNEAED; translated from the coding sequence ATGGCGCTGGCACTGTTAGAGGACTGGTGCAGGATAATGAGCGTGGATGATCAGAAATCGCTGATGGTTCTGGGGATACCAGTGGACTGTGATGAGGCTGAGATTCAAGGGGTTCTCCAGGAGACTTTAAAGTCTCTGGGCAGGTATAGGCTGCTTGGCAAAATATTCAGGAAGCAGGACAATGCCAATGCTGTCTTACTAGAGCTTATGGAGGATACTGATGTCTCGGTGATCCCCAGTGAGGTTCAGGGAAAGGGGGGTGTCTGGAAAGTGATCTTTAAGACCCCTAACCAGGACACTGAATTTCTGGAACGACTGAACCTCTTTCTGGAAAAAGAGGGGCAGACAGTCTCCGGTATGTTCCGAGCCCTCGGGCACGAGGGGTTGTCTCCAGCCACGGTGCCCTGCGTGTCCCCAGAGTTACTGGCTCACGTGTTGGGACAGGCGATAGCTCATGCCCCTCAGCCCCTGCTACCCATGAGATACCGGAAACTGAGAGTATTCTCGGGGAGCGCCGTGCCCGCCCCAGAGGAAGAGCCCTTTGAAATCTGGTTGGAACAGGCCACTGAGATCGTCAAAGAGTGGCCGGTagcagaggcagaaaagaaaaggtgGTTGATGGAAAGCCTGCGTGGCCCTGCCCTGGACCTCATGCATATAGTGCAGGCAGACAATGCAGCCATAAGCGTGGAAGAGTGTTTGGAGGCGTTTAAGCAAGTGTTTGGAAGCCTGGAGAGCCGCAGGACCTCCCAGGTGAAATACCTGAAGACGTatcaggaggagggggagaaggtcTCGGCCTACGTGTTGCGGTTAGAAACCCTGCTCCGGCGAGCCGTGGAGAAACGCGCCATCCCCAGGAATATCGCAGATCAGGTCCGCCTGGAGCAGGTCATGGCCGGGGCCAGCCTCAGCGAAGTCCTTTGGTGCAGGCTGAGAGAACTGAAAGATCAAGGGCCGCCTCCCAGCTTCCTCGAGTTAATGAAGGTAATccgggaggaagaggaggaagaggcctcTTTTGAAAACGAGAATATTGAAGAGCCAGATGAAGGGGGTGGCTATGGCCCCTGGGATAACGAGGCAGAGGACTAA